Proteins encoded by one window of Lathyrus oleraceus cultivar Zhongwan6 chromosome 1, CAAS_Psat_ZW6_1.0, whole genome shotgun sequence:
- the LOC127115360 gene encoding SKP1-like protein 14: protein MAEQKSQETHTVTLKTCDDVLFEVEINVVKEMKTIQSFMDDSEDIATIPLANVTSQHLAMIIEYCKKHVSEEENEDAKDKFDVEFTKKLSGEDMKLLIVAANYLNIKSLLDLLARTLADHIKNKSVEFVREFFNVENDFEPEEEAKLRQEAPWAFENLDEN from the coding sequence ATGGCTGAACAAAAATCACAAGAAACACATACAGTCACATTAAAAACATGTGATGATGTTCTTTTTGAGGTTGAAATCAATGTTGTGAAAGAGATGAAAACTATACAATCATTCATGGATGATTCAGAAGACATTGCAACAATTCCTCTAGCCAATGTGACCAGTCAGCATCTTGCTATGATCATTGAGTACTGCAAGAAACACGTCTCAGAAGAAGAGAACGAAGATGCAAAAgacaagtttgatgttgaattCACCAAGAAATTGAGCGGCGAGGACATGAAACTTCTCATCGTTGCTGCAAATTATCTAAACATAAAGAGCCTTCTTGATTTGCTAGCTCGTACCCTTGCGGATCATATTAAGAACAAGAGTGTGGAGTTTGTGCGTGAATTCTTCAATGTCGAAAACGATTTCGAGCCTGAGGAAGAAGCCAAACTCCGTCAAGAGGCTCCATGGGCTTTTGAAAATTTAGATGAAAATTAA